From one Gossypium hirsutum isolate 1008001.06 chromosome D08, Gossypium_hirsutum_v2.1, whole genome shotgun sequence genomic stretch:
- the LOC107916664 gene encoding LOW QUALITY PROTEIN: paladin (The sequence of the model RefSeq protein was modified relative to this genomic sequence to represent the inferred CDS: inserted 5 bases in 4 codons), with amino-acid sequence MSIPKELEQVMKLRGGSVLGKKTILKSDHFPGCQNKRLSPQIDGAPNYRQADSLRVHGVAIPTIVGIHNVLKHIGAQKGGKAHVLWINLREEPVVYINGRPFVLRDVERPFSNLEYTGINRDRVEQMEARLKEDILLEAARYGNKILVTDELPDGQMVDQWERVSCDSVKTPLEVYEELQVEGYSVDYERVPITDEKSPKELDFDIVVNKISQADISTEVVFNCQMGRGRTTTGMVIATLAYLNRIGASGIPRNDSIGRVSDYASNVTDNLPNSEDAIRRGEYAVIRSLIRVLEGGVEGKRQVDKVIDKCASMQNLREAIATYRNSILRQPDEMKREAALSFFVEYLERYYFLICFAVYIHSERAALRSSSSGNTSFADWMKARPELYSIIRRLLRRDPMGALGYASLKPSLTKSVESADRRPHEVGVVAAMRSGEVLGSQTVLKSDHCPGCQNVSLPERVEGAPNFREVPGFPVXGVANPTIDGIRSVLQRIGSSKGGRPXFWHNMREEPVVYINGKPFVLREVERPYKNMLEYSGIDRERVERMEARLKEDILREAESYEGAIMVIHETKDGQIFDAWEHVNSDSIQTPLEVFKSLEDDGFPIKYARVPITDGKAPKSSDFDRLAANIASASKDTAFVFNCQMGRGRTTTGTVIACLVKLRIDYGRPIKVLPGDVNHEQADGSSSSGEESGSDATRLTSSTVKVRTKNEQGRAFGIDDILLLWKITRLFDNGVECREVLDAIIDRCSALQNIRQAVLHYRKVFNQQHIEPRVRRVALNRGAEYLERYFRLIAFAAYLGSEAFDSFCGQGECKMSFKNWLHQRPEVQAMKWSIRLRPGRFFTVPEELRAPHELQHGDAVMEAIVKTRNGSVLGKGSILXMYFFPGQRTSSHIQIHGAPHVFKVDGYPLYSMATPTITGAKEMLAFLGARSIAGVAGQKVVVTDLREEAVVYINGTPFVLRELNKPVDTLKHVGITGPVVEHMEARLKEDILSEVRQSGGRMLLHREEFSPSSNQSSVVDTGKHLTDDVKTAAELYAALKDEGYNIEYRRIPLTREREALASDVDEIQNCQDDSAGCYLYVSHTGFGGVAYAMAIICCRLDAEVNFGTSNAQSLGDAHINSTPEENLPSWTSEEXSTKDGDYRDILSLTRVLMHGPKSKANVDTIIERCAGAGHLRDDILHYSKELEKVPSDDDENRACIMDMGVKAMRRYFFLITFRSYLYGTSPIKMKFTTWMDARPELGHLCNNLRIDK; translated from the exons ATGTCGATACCAAAGGAGTTAGAACAAGTGATGAAACTGAGAGGGGGTTCGGTGTTGGGTAAAAAGACCATTCTCAAGAGCGACCATTTCCCTGGATGCCAAAACAAGCGATTATCTCCCCAGATCGATGGTGCTCCTAATTACCGTCAG GCGGATTCATTGCGTGTTCATGGTGTTGCAATTCCTACAATTGTTGGAATACACAATGTTCTTAAGCATATTGGAGCCCAAAAGGGTGGGAAAGCACATGTTCTTTGGATTAATCTTCGGGAGGAACCG GTTGTGTATATTAATGGACGTCCCTTTGTTTTACGTGATGTGGAAAGGCCCTTCTCCAACCTTGAATATACG GGAATCAATAGGGACAGAGTTGAGCAAATGGAAGCTCGATTAAAGGAAGATATCCTGTTGGAAGCTGCTAG ATATGGAAATAAGATCCTTGTCACTGATGAACTGCCAGATGGTCAGATGGTGGACCAGTGGGAACGAGTATCCTGTGATTCTGTGAAGACACCTTTGGAG GTTTATGAAGAATTGCAAGTCGAAGGGTACTCGGTTGACTATGAGCGTGTGCCTATAACAGATGAAAAGTCACCAAAGGAGCTGGATTTTGATATTGTG GTTAATAAAATTTCTCAAGCTGACATAAGCACAGAGGTTGTTTTTAATTGTCAAATGGGACGAGGAAGAACAACTACTGGCATGGTGATTGCTACTTTGGCTTATCTCAACAGAATTGGAGCGTCTG GCATTCCAAGGAATGACTCAATAGGGAGAGTTTCTGACTATGCTTCTAATGTCACTGACAATCTTCCCAATTCTGAGGATGCAATTCGTAGAGGAGAATATGCGGTCATAAGAAGCCTGATTCGGGTCCTAGAG GGTGGTGTCGAAGGGAAAAGACAAGTGGACAAGGTCATTGACAAGTGCGCGTCCATGCAG AACTTAAGAGAAGCAATTGCCACTTATCGCAATAGTATCCTTCGTCAGCCAGATGAGATGAAGAGGGAAGCAGCACTTTCGTTTTTTGTGGAGTACTTGGAGAGATATTACTTTCTAATATGCTTTGCTGTATACATCCACTCAGAGAGGGCAGCTCTCCGTTCTAGTTCCTCTGGTAATACAAGTTTTGCTGACTGGATGAAGGCAAGGCCAGAGCTATATAGCATTATTCGCAG GTTGCTTCGGAGGGATCCGATGGGTGCACTTGGATATGCAAGTCTGAAGCCATCTTTGACAAAGAGTGTTGAATCTGCTGATCGTCGCCCTCATGAAGTGGGTGTAGTTGCTGCTATGAGGAGCGGAGAGGTTCTTGGCAGCCAGACTGTCCTAAAAAGTGACCACTGTCCTGGTTGTCAAAATGTAAGCTTACCAGAGAGAGTAGAGGGTGCTCCTAACTTCAGAGAGGTTCCTGGGTTTCCTG TTGGAGTCGCAAATCCAACTATCGATGGAATTCGATCTGTCCTTCAAAGGATTGGCAGCTCCAAAGGTGGTCGTC GTTTTTGGCACAATATGCGGGAAGAACCTGTCGTTTACATTAATGGAAAGCCATTTGTTCTCCGTGAGGTTGAAAGACCCTACAAAAACATGTTGGAGTACTCg GGAATTGATCGTGAAAGAGTGGAGAGAATGGAAGCGCGGTTGAAGGAAGATATCCTGCGAGAAGCTGAAAGCTATGAGGGTGCTATAATGGTCATTCATGAAACAAAGGATGGTCAAATATTTGATGCTTGGGAACATGTCAACTCTGATTCTATACAAACTCCACTAGAAGTTTTTAAAAGCTTAGAGGATGATGGTTTTCCCATTAAATATGCTCGTGTGCCCATTACCGATGGGAAAGCTCCCAAAAGTTCCGACTTTGATAGACTAGCTGCAAACATTGCTTCTGCTTCAAAGGATACTGCTTTTGTGTTCAATTGCCAg ATGGGCAGAGGGAGGACAACAACTGGTACTGTTATAGCTTGCCTTGTGAAGCTCCGTATTGATTATGGGAGACCAATTAAAGTTCTGCCTGGCGATGTTAACCATGAACAGGCAGATGGGAGCTCCTCTAGTGGTGAAGAAAGTGGAAGTGATGCAACTAGATTGACTTCTAGTACTGTTAAAGTGAGAACTAAAAATGAGCAAGGCCGTGCATTTGGCATTGATGATATCCTACTTTTGTGGAAGATAACAAGATTATTTGATAATGGGGTGGAGTGCCGTGAGGTCCTAGATGCTATTATTGATAGATGTTCAGCACTACAGAACATACGGCAAGCAGTTCTGCACTATAGGAAGGTGTTCAACCAACAGCATATTGAGCCGAGGGTGAGGAGAGTAGCTCTGAACCGTGGAGCCGAGTACTTGGAGCGGTACTTTCGCTTAATTGCTTTTGCTGCATATCTTGGCAGTGAAGCATTTGATAGTTTTTGTGGACAAGGAGAATGTAAGATGTCATTTAAGAATTGGTTGCATCAGAGGCCAGAGGTTCAAGCAATGAAATGGAGTATAAGATTAAGGCCTGGGCGATTTTTCACCGTTCCT GAGGAGTTAAGAGCACCACATGAACTGCAACATGGAGATGCTGTTATGGAAGCCATTGTAAAGACGCGGAATGGTTCTGTTTTGGGAAAAGGCTCTATAC AAATGTACTTCTTTCCTGGTCAGAGAACTTCCAGCCACATCCAAATACATGGTGCACCACATGTCTTTAAG GTGGATGGATACCCTCTTTATAGCATGGCAACTCCAACAATTACTGGTGCCAAAGAGATGCTAGCATTTCTAGGTGCCAGGTCAATTGCAGGAGTTGCCGGTCAGAAAGTGGTGGTAACTGATCTTAGAGAAGAAGCAGTTGTGTACATTAATGGCACGCCATTTGTACTGAGGGAGTTAAATAAGCCTGTTGATACCCTAAAGCATGTCGGAATTACTGGACCTGTG GTGGAACACATGGAGGCACGGCTAAAGGAAGATATATTGTCAGAGGTTAGACAGTCTGGTGGTCGAATGCTTTTACATCGTGAAGAATTTAGTCCATCATCAAATCAGTCCAGTGTTGTGGATACTGGAAAACATCTTACTGATGATGTGAAGACAGCTGCTGAACTATATGCTGCTCTAAAAGATGAGGGGTATAATATAGAATATAGGAGGATTCCATTAACTAGAGAGAGGGAGGCTTTAGCTTCTGATGTGGATGAAATCCAGAACTGTCAAGATGA CTCCGCAGGGTGTTACCTTTATGTATCACACACTGGATTTGGAGGAGTTGCATATGCGATGGCAATCATTTGCTGCAGACTTGATGCAGAGGTGAACTTTGGAACATCCAATGCACAATCATTGGGTGATGCACATATCAATTCTACACCTGAAGAAAACTTGCCATCCTGGACTTCTGAAGA AAGCACGAAGGATGGTGATTACCGTGACATTCTAAGCCTTACAAGAGTTCTCATGCATGGTCCCAAAAGCAAAGCAAATGTTGATACTATTATTGAAAG GTGTGCTGGTGCAGGGCATTTACGAGATGATATCCTCCATTATAGTAAGGAACTTGAGAAGGTCCCAAGCGACGATGATGAGAATCGAGCTTGCATCATGGATATGGGCGTTAAGGCTATGAG GCGTTATTTCTTCCTCATCACGTTCCGATCTTACCTATACGGTACATCTCCAATTAAGATGAAATTCACAACTTGGATGGATGCAAGGCCTGAATTAGGACATCTCTGTAATAATCTTAGAATTGATAAATAG